The Mycolicibacterium aurum genome segment TTCCGCGGATAGGCACTGCGGTGTTCGGTGGCGTGGAGATCGAACTCCGTGGCGCCATCGAACCGTGGAACGTGCTGGGGGAGGAGTCGACCGCAGGGGGAACTGCCCGGTACGTCGATTCGTCGGTGGAGCGTCTGCAGGTGCGGCTCATCGGCGCCGACCGCGAACGCTTCATCGTCACCGTCAACGGTCATCCCATCCCGATGCTGGCCACCGACAACCCCGATGTCCAGGTCGGTGGAGTCCGCTATCGGGCTTGGCAACCGCCCAGCGCGCTGCACCCGTCGATCACCGTGGACGGTCCGCTGCGCTTCGAGCTGATCGATGCCGTCACCGGCGTGTCCCGCGGGGGCTGCACCTACCACGTCTCGCATCCGGGCGGCCGTTCCTACGAGACCCCTCCGGTCAACGCGGTGGAGGCGGAGTCGCGCCGCGGCAGGCGCTTCGAGGCCACCGGCTTCACCGCTGGTAAGGCGGATCTCGCCGGTCTGCGGGAGAAGCAGGCGCGCCAATCCACCGATGTGGGCGCGCCGGGCATATTGGATCTGCGGCGAGTGCGTACCGTTCTGCGGTAATGGCCCTCCCGACCACACCTCCCACATCCCAGCGGGACGCCGGAGCGAGCGATTTCGACAATCCGCTGGCGCCCTACGGCAGCATGCGGGCGCAGCAGGCGCTGTTCGACGTGGCGCCGAGCTACGGCGGCCCGGCCGCCGGCTACGACGAGTTCGTCGACGGAGCAGGAAATGTGCGGCCGGCGTGGCACGAGCTCGCCGAGTGTGTGCGCGACCGCGGTCGCGGCGGACTGGACCGGCTCCAGCAGGTGGTGCGCAGCCTCGTCGACAACGACGGCATCACCTACATCCAGGTGGACAGACACGGCGAGGCCGTCACCAACGGCGACGGCACCGCGGTGCCGGGGCCGTGGCGGTTGGACGCGCTGCCGCTGGTGATCTCCGCCTCCGACTGGGACCAGCTGGAGGCCGGACTGGTCCAGCGGTCACGGCTGCTGGACGCGGTGCTGACCGACCTCTACGGCGAGCGCCGATCGATCACCAGCGGGGTGCTCCCGCCGCAGCTGCTGTTCGCCAATCCCGGGTATGTGCGGGCGGCCCGCGGCATCGAGGTTCCCGGCCGCCATCAGCTCTTCCTGCACGGCTGCGACGTCAGCCGGAACGCGGCCGGGGAGTTCGCGGTCAACGCCGACTGGACACAGGCGCCCTCGGGTGCGGGTTACGCGCTGGCCGACCGCCGGGTGGTCGCGCACGCGATCCCCGACCTCTACGAGCAGATCGGCCCACGCCCGGCGTCGCCGTGGGCGCAGGCGCTCCGCCTCGCGCTCGTGGACGCCGCGCCTGATTCGGCCGAGGAGCCGGTGGTGGTGGTGCTCAGCCCCGGTATCCACTCCGAGACGGCGTTCGATCAGGCGTACCTGGCCGGTGTGCTGGGTGTGCCGCTGGTCGAGAGCGCGGATCTGGTGGTGCGTGACGGCAAGCTGTGGATGCGATCGATGGGCACCCTCAAGCGGGTGGATGTGGTGCTGCGCCGTGTCGACGCCGAATACGCCGACCCCCTCGATCTTCGGCCGGATTCTCGTCTCGGCGTGGTGGGCCTGGTGGAGGCGTTGCGCCGCGGTGCGGTGACGGTGGTCAACACGCTGGGCAGCGGAGTGCTGGAAAACCCTGGGCTGCTTCGGTTTCTGCCCGAGCTCGCCGAGCATCTGGTCGGGGAGTCCCCGATGCTGGCCACGACGCCGCTGTACTGGGCCGGCATCGACATCGAACGCTCCCACCTGCTGGCGAATCTGTCGTCGCTGCTCATCAAACCGGTGACCGGAGGCGATCCGATCTTCGGTCCGCAGCTGTCGTCGACGCAGCGTGAAACCCTCGCCGCCCGCATCGCGGCCACTCCGTGGCAGTGGGTGGGGCAGGAGCTGCCCGAGTTCTCCTCGGCGCCGTCGGACTTCTTCCCCGGTGGGCTGTCCTCGTCGAGTGTCGGTATGCGCCTGTTCACGGTGTCCCAGCGCAGTGGCTACGCGCCGATGATCGGCGGGCTCGGTTACCTGCTGGCTCAGGGCTCAGCCGGATATCTGCTGAAATCAGTTGCTGCCAAAGATATCTGGGTTCGCAC includes the following:
- a CDS encoding circularly permuted type 2 ATP-grasp protein, with the translated sequence MALPTTPPTSQRDAGASDFDNPLAPYGSMRAQQALFDVAPSYGGPAAGYDEFVDGAGNVRPAWHELAECVRDRGRGGLDRLQQVVRSLVDNDGITYIQVDRHGEAVTNGDGTAVPGPWRLDALPLVISASDWDQLEAGLVQRSRLLDAVLTDLYGERRSITSGVLPPQLLFANPGYVRAARGIEVPGRHQLFLHGCDVSRNAAGEFAVNADWTQAPSGAGYALADRRVVAHAIPDLYEQIGPRPASPWAQALRLALVDAAPDSAEEPVVVVLSPGIHSETAFDQAYLAGVLGVPLVESADLVVRDGKLWMRSMGTLKRVDVVLRRVDAEYADPLDLRPDSRLGVVGLVEALRRGAVTVVNTLGSGVLENPGLLRFLPELAEHLVGESPMLATTPLYWAGIDIERSHLLANLSSLLIKPVTGGDPIFGPQLSSTQRETLAARIAATPWQWVGQELPEFSSAPSDFFPGGLSSSSVGMRLFTVSQRSGYAPMIGGLGYLLAQGSAGYLLKSVAAKDIWVRTPTRVTAEKIPATVPVEITAPEVDGLPALATASPTQEISSPRVLSDLFWIGRYAERAEHMARLLTVTRERYHEYRYRRTMDGSECVPVLLTALGSITGTDTGAKGDYAEMVATAPTTLWSLTSDRHRSGSLAQSVERLGLSARAVRDQMSNDTWMVLSSLERALLNAPETPPDSRAEGDAFLASTSTQTLAGMLAFSGVVAESMVHDVGWTMMDIGKRIERGLALTALLRATLTTVRTPGAEQTITESALVACESLVIYRRRNPGKISVAGVAELVLFDVENPRSLVYQLDRLREHLKSLPGSSGSSRPERMVDEVATRLRRIEPDELEDVTAEGKRDALHALMSGIHRDLRELSSVITAVHLSLPGDMQPLWGPAERRVVP